The genomic window GAAGGGCCTGCTGCGGAGGTCGCCCCACGGGCGGGCGTTCCTGTATGAGCCGGCGACGCCCCGCGACCGGACGCTCCGGTCGCTGCTGGGGGAGACGCTGGAGCGGGCCTACGAAGGGTCGGCCAGCCTGCTCGTCGCCCACCTGCTCGACCAGTCCGCGCCGACGGCCGAGGAGCTCGGCCGCATCCGCTCGCTGCTCGATGAGTACGAGTCTCGATCGAGCGAGGAGCCCCAGCAAGGAGGTGCCCCGTGCAGGCGACCGCGAACGAAGCGATCCTCGGGCTGAGCGGCCGGCTGATCTGGCTCTCCCTGCTCCACGCGACCTGGCTCGGCCTGCTCGCCGCCGCGGCCGTCGCGACCGCGTTCCAGGCGTGGCCGGGGCTCTCGCACAGGGCCCGTCACGACGCCAGCCTCGTCGCCCTGGTCGTCGTGGTCCTCGGTGCACCAACCATCGGGATCGCGCAGCATGCCGCGGGTCTCTCGCGGGGCGGCGAGGCGGACGATGCCGCCGTGTCGGCCGTCGTCGCCCTGAGAGCGGCCGAGCAGGATCGGACACGGCGGCCCGGGCCGGAGGTTGCGAGGAACGCAGAGACACCGTCACTCCCCTCCTCCCTGGAGGCAGCGTCTGCCTTGCTCCGTCGAGCGGCCGCCGTGATGAGCAGAGCCCAGCCCGTCGTGGTGACCGCGTGGTCCCTCGGCGTCCTGGGAATGGCATCCGTCCTGGCGATGGCAATGAGGGCGGCGAGGCGACTGCGACGATCCTCGACAGCGGCGGGGGCCCGCGTTCAGGCGCGGGCGACGAGGCTTTGCCGCCTACTCCGGGTCGGCCGCGCCCCGGAGATCCGCGTCCACGCCACGCTGGCCGAGCCGTGCCTGTGCGGCGCGATCCGGCCCGTCATCCTGCTCCCCGGGCGTTGGCTCGCGGAGGCGGGCCCCCAGTCCGTCGACGCGGTGCTCGCCCATGAGCTGGCCCACGCCCGCCGGGCGGACCACCTCGTCAACCTGCTTCAACGCCTCATCGAGACGTGGCTCTTCTTCCATCCGGCCGTGCACTGGCTGTCGCGATCCCTCCGTCGCCATCGCGAATTCTGCGCTGATGCGCTTGCTGTTCGATTGACGGGCGATGCCCTGGCGCTCGCCCGGGCCCTGGAGTCCGTCGCGCTCCGTCGTCCCGTTCGCCCCACTCGGCTCCGGCCCGGCGCGTCGCTGGGCGGCGACTTCTCGTCCCTGTACCCGCGTATTCAGGAGTTGCTCGGCATGATGCCCGCTCGACCTCCTCGACGGTTGTGGCCGCTCGTGGCCTTCCCTTCGGCCGCCGCGCTGGCTGTCCTCAGCGTCTCGGTCGGCGCCGCGCAGGACGCCTCACCACCCGCCAGGCCCTCTCCGCAGCCCGCAACAGCCGCCTCCCTACCCGCCGGCCGCGGGCCTTCACCGGCCGCTCCTCTCGCGATTGGCGGCGTGCAGATATGCTACGAAGTCCGCGTCTACGATGTCGATGCAGACACCTGGCGGGCTTGCGACACGAGCCCCCTGAAGTCGGCCGGCGAGGGACGCGGTTCTCAGGGTTGGGTGGTCGATAGCCAGGGGCTCGTCGGCATCCTCAAGCCTCTCGTCGGCGACACATGGGTTCAGACCCTCCAGTATCCGAAGGTGACCGCATTCGAAGGCTCGACCGCCACATTCCGGTCCGGACTCCGAGGAGCGGAGAAGCTCGACCTGACCGGCGCCGCGACCTCCGGCGGGATCCGGCTCTCGGTACAACTCCTCAGTCCGCTGCGAACTCAGGACGGAATCGATGGCCGACTCATTGGGGACCCGTCCCGATCCGCCTCGCCTCCCGTCGAGGTTCGAGGCAACAAGCCAGCCGACCCGGGTCGGAGCGAGATTGCCTCCGACACCATTCAGGCGCCCGAAGAAAGCAAGGCCCAATACCAGGGAAAGGCGACCGTCCCCGCCGGGTCCAGCTTCCTCGTCTGCCTCGGCGACTTCACGCGAGAGATCCGCGGTGCGAAGGTGGCGAGCAAACGACTGGTCCTCGTCACACCGCAACGCATCGAGATGCAGCCGGGGATGGAGATCGGCTGGCCGCCTCGGCCGTGAGGACCGGCCCGTATCAAACCCCCGCCATCTTCTCGAACTCCGCCTCGTCGATGATGGAGATGCCCAGCGTCCTCGCCTTCTCGAGCTTGCTTCCGGCGTCGGCGCCGGCGAGGACGTAGGTGGTCATCTTGGAGACGGAGCCGGTGACCTTGC from Aquisphaera giovannonii includes these protein-coding regions:
- a CDS encoding BlaI/MecI/CopY family transcriptional regulator — protein: MARPKAEQPTPGELEILKVLWERGSPATVRDVMDILNGRQEPARAYTSVMSLMNVMAEKGLLRRSPHGRAFLYEPATPRDRTLRSLLGETLERAYEGSASLLVAHLLDQSAPTAEELGRIRSLLDEYESRSSEEPQQGGAPCRRPRTKRSSG
- a CDS encoding M56 family metallopeptidase, which produces MQATANEAILGLSGRLIWLSLLHATWLGLLAAAAVATAFQAWPGLSHRARHDASLVALVVVVLGAPTIGIAQHAAGLSRGGEADDAAVSAVVALRAAEQDRTRRPGPEVARNAETPSLPSSLEAASALLRRAAAVMSRAQPVVVTAWSLGVLGMASVLAMAMRAARRLRRSSTAAGARVQARATRLCRLLRVGRAPEIRVHATLAEPCLCGAIRPVILLPGRWLAEAGPQSVDAVLAHELAHARRADHLVNLLQRLIETWLFFHPAVHWLSRSLRRHREFCADALAVRLTGDALALARALESVALRRPVRPTRLRPGASLGGDFSSLYPRIQELLGMMPARPPRRLWPLVAFPSAAALAVLSVSVGAAQDASPPARPSPQPATAASLPAGRGPSPAAPLAIGGVQICYEVRVYDVDADTWRACDTSPLKSAGEGRGSQGWVVDSQGLVGILKPLVGDTWVQTLQYPKVTAFEGSTATFRSGLRGAEKLDLTGAATSGGIRLSVQLLSPLRTQDGIDGRLIGDPSRSASPPVEVRGNKPADPGRSEIASDTIQAPEESKAQYQGKATVPAGSSFLVCLGDFTREIRGAKVASKRLVLVTPQRIEMQPGMEIGWPPRP